One Polaribacter sp. KT25b DNA segment encodes these proteins:
- a CDS encoding LysE family translocator, translated as MTETLLSFAIATAILAISPGPDNIFVLTQSIVNGKKFGLATVFGLISGCLVHTTLLAFGVSAIIKESENLFFSIKLFGAIYLLYLAFKVYKSDASILLSEENVEKKTTLQLFKQGFIMNVLNPKVSIFFLAFFPGFLFSDSISTVIQFYVLGLLFMLVSLVIFSTIAILAGVISEKIKENKNIGLYLKWIQIIVFVLIAVFILI; from the coding sequence ATGACAGAAACCCTTTTATCTTTTGCAATTGCAACAGCTATTTTAGCAATTTCTCCAGGTCCAGATAATATTTTTGTTTTAACACAAAGTATTGTAAATGGTAAAAAGTTTGGATTGGCAACTGTGTTTGGTCTAATTTCTGGTTGTTTAGTACACACAACTTTGTTGGCTTTTGGAGTTTCTGCAATTATAAAAGAATCAGAAAATTTATTTTTTTCGATTAAATTATTTGGTGCAATTTACTTATTATATTTAGCTTTTAAAGTCTATAAATCTGATGCTTCTATTCTTTTATCAGAAGAAAATGTAGAAAAGAAAACTACTTTACAGCTGTTTAAACAAGGGTTTATTATGAATGTTTTAAATCCGAAAGTTTCTATTTTCTTTTTAGCTTTTTTTCCAGGGTTTTTATTTTCTGATAGTATTTCCACTGTAATTCAGTTTTATGTATTAGGACTTTTATTTATGTTAGTTTCATTAGTTATATTTTCTACAATCGCAATTTTAGCAGGAGTGATATCAGAAAAAATTAAAGAAAATAAAAATATTGGATTATATCTAAAATGGATTCAAATTATTGTTTTTGTATTAATTGCTGTTTTTATTTTAATATAA
- a CDS encoding DNA replication/repair protein RecF codes for MYLQKISLVNFKNIESQSFDFQQKINCFVGDNGVGKTNVLDAIYYLSFAKSYFNSVAIQNIKHNEPFFMIEGEYILNDRTEKIVCSLKRGQKKVLKRNGKNYDKFSEHIGQIPLVIISPADRDLVTEGSDTRRKFIDGVISQQNKTYLQDLIAYNKVLSQRNALLKYFAANRTFDALNLSVYNEQLANFGTKIHEIRKEFLEKFIPIFNEKYQVISGDKESVNLKYKSQLEDFTMLENLQKSLEKDKVLQYTSSGIHRDDLSFEIEEYPIKKFGSQGQQKSYLIALKLAQFEFIKQQSKIIPILLFDDIFDKLDENRVSQLIDLVNNDEFGQIFITDTHQERTENIVKQSNKPYKIFKL; via the coding sequence ATGTATTTACAGAAAATTTCTTTAGTCAATTTTAAGAATATCGAATCGCAATCTTTTGATTTTCAGCAGAAAATAAATTGCTTTGTAGGCGATAATGGTGTTGGTAAAACCAATGTTTTAGATGCTATTTATTACTTGTCTTTTGCAAAAAGTTATTTTAATTCTGTCGCAATTCAGAATATAAAACACAATGAACCTTTTTTTATGATTGAAGGTGAATACATTTTAAACGACAGAACAGAGAAAATTGTATGTAGTTTAAAACGTGGACAAAAAAAAGTATTGAAAAGAAATGGTAAGAATTATGATAAGTTTTCTGAACACATTGGTCAAATTCCGTTAGTAATTATTTCGCCTGCGGATAGAGATTTGGTTACGGAAGGAAGTGACACAAGAAGAAAATTTATTGATGGTGTAATTTCTCAACAAAATAAAACTTATTTACAAGATTTAATTGCTTATAATAAGGTACTTAGTCAAAGAAATGCTTTGTTAAAGTATTTTGCTGCAAACAGAACTTTTGATGCTTTAAATTTAAGTGTTTACAATGAGCAGTTAGCTAATTTTGGAACTAAAATTCATGAAATTAGAAAAGAATTTTTAGAAAAATTTATTCCTATTTTTAATGAAAAATATCAAGTAATTTCTGGGGATAAAGAAAGTGTAAATTTGAAGTATAAAAGTCAGTTAGAAGATTTTACAATGTTAGAAAATTTACAAAAATCATTAGAAAAAGATAAGGTTTTACAATACACCTCTTCTGGGATTCATAGAGACGATTTAAGCTTTGAAATTGAAGAGTATCCTATAAAAAAGTTTGGTTCTCAAGGGCAACAAAAATCGTATTTAATTGCTTTAAAATTGGCGCAATTTGAGTTTATTAAGCAACAATCAAAAATAATTCCTATTTTATTGTTTGATGATATTTTTGATAAGTTGGATGAAAATAGAGTTTCACAATTGATAGATTTGGTAAATAATGATGAATTTGGTCAGATATTTATTACAGATACACATCAAGAAAGAACAGAAAATATTGTAAAACAGAGTAACAAACCTTACAAGATTTTTAAATTATAA
- a CDS encoding bifunctional oligoribonuclease/PAP phosphatase NrnA, with translation MILKGFEELKTFLEKPKNIVIVGHRNPDGDAMGSTLALKLYLDKKGHSCTVVVPNEYPDFLHWLPSSDTTYRFDWQNTQSQRAINNSDIIFLLDFNALHRVGSDMQKTLEKYPNDFAMIDHHQQPDDVKYMYSDVEICSTCQMVYQFIEMNADLALIDADIATCIYTGIMTDTGSFRFRSTTSTTHRIIANLIDKGAKNDRIHNNVYDANSYNRLLLLGKALSNLQILPTYNTAYITLTSEEKKRFDFQKGDTEGVVNYALSLKGIVFAAIFIEDEEQGIIKISFRSKGEFSVNQFARNYFHGGGHDNAAGGKSNDSMENTIIKFTSLLPKYKSELETSYEE, from the coding sequence ATGATTTTAAAAGGATTCGAAGAATTAAAAACGTTTTTAGAAAAACCTAAAAATATAGTTATTGTTGGGCATAGAAATCCTGATGGAGATGCTATGGGGTCTACTTTGGCTTTAAAACTATATTTAGATAAAAAAGGTCATAGTTGTACAGTTGTTGTGCCAAATGAATATCCAGATTTTTTACACTGGTTACCTAGTTCAGATACAACTTATCGCTTTGATTGGCAAAATACCCAGTCTCAAAGAGCAATTAATAATTCTGATATTATTTTTCTGTTAGATTTTAATGCGTTACATAGAGTAGGTTCTGATATGCAAAAAACATTAGAAAAATATCCAAATGATTTTGCTATGATAGATCATCATCAACAGCCAGATGATGTAAAATATATGTATTCTGATGTTGAAATTTGTTCTACATGCCAAATGGTGTATCAATTTATAGAAATGAATGCAGATTTAGCTTTAATTGATGCTGATATCGCAACTTGTATTTATACAGGTATAATGACAGATACTGGCTCTTTTAGATTTAGATCTACAACGAGTACTACGCATAGAATTATTGCCAATTTAATTGATAAGGGAGCTAAAAATGATAGAATTCATAACAATGTATACGATGCAAATTCATATAATAGATTGTTGTTATTAGGTAAAGCTTTAAGTAATTTACAAATTTTACCTACATATAATACTGCGTATATAACTTTAACTTCAGAAGAAAAAAAACGTTTCGATTTTCAAAAAGGAGATACAGAAGGTGTTGTAAATTATGCATTGTCTTTAAAAGGAATAGTTTTTGCTGCTATTTTTATTGAAGATGAGGAACAAGGAATAATTAAAATTTCTTTTAGATCTAAAGGTGAATTTTCTGTAAATCAATTTGCAAGAAATTATTTTCATGGTGGCGGACACGATAATGCTGCAGGTGGAAAATCTAATGATTCAATGGAAAATACCATTATAAAATTTACAAGTTTATTGCCTAAATATAAATCAGAATTAGAAACTTCTTATGAAGAATAG
- the gldI gene encoding gliding motility-associated peptidyl-prolyl isomerase GldI, which translates to MKNSYFFFLIMFCFSCSKIEPRKPINSKPSTTLYNETIKEAISLNKIEDDKILQLIKNDSTKVYLQSSQGFWYTYIHKIEENLPTPKNGDEVIFEYEIRNLSDSLIYSKKDLGIKSYVVDKEDFISGLQKGIKLMKIGETITFVLPSYSAFGITGDGNKIGINQSIISTVTLTNIK; encoded by the coding sequence ATGAAGAATAGTTATTTTTTTTTCTTAATAATGTTTTGTTTTTCTTGTTCTAAAATTGAACCAAGAAAACCTATCAATTCAAAACCTTCAACAACATTATATAATGAAACGATTAAAGAGGCAATTTCTTTAAATAAAATTGAAGATGATAAAATTCTTCAATTGATAAAAAATGATTCTACTAAAGTATATTTGCAATCTTCACAAGGATTTTGGTATACATATATTCATAAAATAGAAGAAAATTTGCCAACACCTAAAAATGGAGACGAAGTAATTTTTGAATATGAGATCAGAAATTTAAGTGATTCTTTAATCTACAGTAAAAAAGATTTAGGGATTAAAAGTTATGTAGTTGATAAAGAGGATTTTATTTCTGGATTACAAAAAGGAATAAAGTTGATGAAAATAGGAGAAACCATTACATTTGTGCTTCCTTCATACAGCGCCTTTGGCATTACTGGAGATGGAAATAAAATAGGAATTAATCAATCGATAATTAGTACAGTAACATTAACAAACATTAAATAA
- a CDS encoding FKBP-type peptidyl-prolyl cis-trans isomerase, producing MRILKSLVVVVAIASLTSCTGQKADVKSLETEIDSASYALGMDMALKVKANFSEANTDLFLQGYRNGMDSTNLLIADKDLNNFLRDFFQKQQVAKQKEMQEKAAKEAEVKFADVKKAGEDFLAVNKTKEGVITTDSGLQYIVLKEGKGDLVLPTSKIKIHYHGTTIDDQVFDSSVDRKQPYESNANQFIPGFNEALALMNTGAKYRVFIPQELAYGVQQRGELIKPFSALIFEIELLEIIKK from the coding sequence ATGAGAATACTAAAAAGTTTAGTAGTTGTAGTAGCAATAGCATCTTTGACTTCATGTACAGGTCAAAAAGCTGATGTAAAATCTTTAGAAACAGAAATTGATTCTGCAAGTTATGCCTTAGGTATGGACATGGCGTTAAAAGTAAAAGCAAACTTTAGTGAAGCTAATACAGATTTATTTTTGCAAGGATATAGAAACGGAATGGATTCTACAAACCTATTAATTGCTGATAAAGATTTAAATAATTTTTTAAGAGATTTCTTTCAAAAACAACAGGTTGCTAAACAAAAAGAAATGCAAGAAAAAGCGGCTAAAGAGGCAGAGGTAAAGTTTGCTGATGTTAAAAAAGCAGGTGAAGATTTTTTAGCAGTAAATAAAACTAAAGAAGGAGTAATTACTACTGATAGTGGATTACAATATATCGTTTTAAAAGAAGGAAAAGGTGATTTAGTTTTACCAACTTCAAAAATTAAAATTCATTATCATGGAACAACAATAGATGATCAAGTATTTGATAGCTCTGTTGATAGAAAACAACCTTACGAATCTAATGCAAATCAATTTATACCTGGTTTTAACGAAGCTTTAGCTTTAATGAATACTGGCGCAAAATATAGAGTATTTATTCCACAAGAATTAGCTTATGGAGTGCAACAAAGAGGAGAATTAATTAAGCCTTTTTCTGCTTTAATTTTTGAAATAGAATTGTTAGAAATTATTAAAAAATAA
- a CDS encoding nucleoside-diphosphate kinase, with protein sequence MATNRTFTMLKPDAVENGHTGAILEKMNAAGFRIVALKKTQMTKADAETFYAVHNERPFFGELVEFMTRGPIVAAILEKENAVEDFRTLIGATNPADAAEGTIRKLYATSMGENAVHGSDSDENAAIEGNFHFSGRDQF encoded by the coding sequence ATGGCAACAAATAGAACATTTACAATGCTTAAACCAGATGCTGTAGAAAACGGGCATACAGGTGCAATACTAGAAAAAATGAATGCTGCAGGATTTAGAATTGTAGCTTTAAAGAAAACTCAAATGACAAAAGCTGATGCTGAAACTTTTTATGCTGTGCATAATGAGCGTCCGTTTTTTGGAGAATTAGTTGAGTTTATGACTCGTGGACCAATCGTAGCTGCAATCTTAGAAAAAGAAAATGCTGTAGAAGATTTTAGAACTTTAATTGGTGCTACAAATCCTGCGGATGCTGCTGAAGGAACAATTAGAAAATTATACGCAACTTCTATGGGAGAAAATGCTGTACATGGTTCTGATTCTGATGAAAATGCTGCTATTGAAGGAAACTTTCACTTTTCTGGAAGAGACCAATTTTAA
- a CDS encoding peptidylprolyl isomerase: MKNGIYIFLAFVLLSSCTSEKYKNLNDGLYAEIQTNKGDIFLELYADDAPMTVANFVSLAEGTNNRVSDSFKGKKYFDGLTFHRVVENFIIQGGDPTATGTGTAGYRFGDEFTKDKDGRLLHAHDDAGILSMANGGPESNGSQFFITHKAIPHLDGKHTVFGKTTIDNLQLNTLKKQIKDSVKLKKAIDSLRMVVVNNIQQADTMLTVKIIRLGEKATSFDAAKVFDDELIKYAESKKEREQNEIDADIARYSRYLEDKAVFLAEMGESKAVKTESGLRILMLKKNPKGEKVVDHKPIKTNFTLYIADGTKIQSTEETGEPFVFQLNDADKPMITGFEEGVATLRAGEKARLFIPYYIGFGEAKYGPFPAKSDLVFEVEILEIGK, encoded by the coding sequence ATGAAAAACGGTATTTACATTTTCTTAGCTTTTGTTTTATTATCTAGTTGTACCTCAGAAAAGTATAAGAACTTAAACGATGGTTTGTATGCAGAAATACAAACTAATAAGGGCGATATTTTTCTAGAGCTATATGCAGATGATGCACCAATGACAGTTGCTAATTTTGTCTCTTTAGCAGAAGGAACTAATAATAGAGTGTCTGATTCTTTTAAAGGGAAAAAATATTTTGATGGATTAACTTTTCATAGAGTTGTAGAAAACTTTATTATTCAAGGAGGAGATCCAACAGCAACAGGAACTGGAACTGCTGGTTATAGATTTGGAGATGAATTTACCAAAGATAAAGACGGTAGATTATTGCATGCTCATGATGATGCAGGAATTTTATCTATGGCAAATGGTGGGCCAGAAAGTAATGGTAGTCAGTTTTTTATTACACATAAAGCGATACCTCACTTAGACGGAAAACACACTGTTTTTGGTAAAACAACTATTGATAATCTACAATTAAATACCTTAAAAAAGCAAATAAAAGATTCTGTAAAACTTAAAAAAGCTATCGATTCTTTACGTATGGTTGTTGTGAATAATATACAACAAGCAGACACAATGCTTACTGTAAAAATAATTAGATTAGGAGAAAAAGCAACATCTTTTGATGCTGCTAAAGTTTTTGATGATGAGCTAATTAAATATGCAGAAAGTAAAAAAGAAAGAGAACAAAACGAAATTGATGCAGATATAGCTAGATATTCTAGATATTTAGAAGATAAAGCAGTTTTTTTAGCAGAAATGGGTGAATCTAAAGCTGTAAAAACAGAATCTGGTTTGCGTATTTTAATGCTAAAGAAAAATCCGAAAGGAGAAAAAGTTGTAGATCACAAACCAATTAAAACTAATTTTACATTATATATTGCTGATGGCACAAAAATTCAATCTACAGAAGAAACTGGAGAGCCATTTGTGTTTCAGTTAAATGATGCAGATAAACCAATGATAACTGGTTTTGAAGAAGGAGTTGCTACCTTAAGAGCAGGTGAAAAAGCTAGGCTTTTTATTCCTTATTATATTGGTTTTGGTGAAGCGAAATATGGACCTTTTCCAGCAAAATCCGATTTGGTTTTTGAAGTAGAAATCTTAGAAATTGGTAAATAA
- a CDS encoding DUF721 domain-containing protein, whose translation MAKRENDSFSIQDLMQSFIKENNLSKGMQKIKVEETWCKMMGPGVETHTTSVKLQNKTLIIQLNSSVLREELSYGKDKIIKMMNEELGDEVITKLMLV comes from the coding sequence ATGGCAAAAAGAGAAAACGATTCATTTTCAATTCAGGATTTAATGCAAAGTTTTATCAAGGAAAATAACTTGAGTAAAGGAATGCAAAAAATTAAAGTAGAAGAAACTTGGTGTAAAATGATGGGGCCAGGAGTTGAAACGCACACAACTTCTGTAAAATTACAGAATAAGACATTAATTATTCAGTTAAATTCATCGGTTTTAAGAGAAGAATTAAGTTACGGAAAAGATAAAATTATTAAAATGATGAATGAAGAATTAGGTGATGAAGTAATTACTAAACTGATGTTGGTTTAA
- a CDS encoding phosphatase PAP2 family protein, which translates to MLDSLIQKDKELLIFLNNLGSEQWDSFWLIITNQFSWTPLFLFMFYLIFKTFGWKKGGFVIVSLIVLVAFSDQFVNLIKNSVERLRPNNDPEINHLLRHLKNPQSFSFISGHATTSTFFSVFMILLLRENYKYIYLILFFPLFFAYSRLYLGVHYPLDISLGILTGILLANGYYFLFKKIDKKLFT; encoded by the coding sequence TTGTTAGACTCACTTATACAGAAAGACAAAGAATTACTTATTTTCTTAAATAATTTAGGAAGTGAACAATGGGATTCATTTTGGTTGATTATTACCAACCAATTTTCTTGGACTCCGTTGTTCCTTTTTATGTTCTATTTAATATTTAAAACCTTTGGATGGAAAAAAGGAGGTTTTGTAATAGTATCTCTTATTGTTTTAGTCGCTTTTTCAGATCAGTTTGTAAACTTAATTAAAAACTCTGTAGAAAGATTAAGACCAAATAATGATCCTGAAATTAATCATTTATTGAGGCATTTAAAAAATCCACAAAGTTTTAGTTTTATTTCTGGTCACGCAACAACATCAACATTTTTCTCGGTATTTATGATTCTTTTGCTAAGAGAAAATTATAAATACATTTACCTTATTTTATTTTTTCCATTATTTTTTGCGTATAGTAGATTGTACCTAGGTGTACATTATCCGTTAGATATTTCTCTAGGAATTTTAACTGGTATTTTACTGGCAAATGGATATTATTTTCTTTTTAAGAAGATTGATAAAAAACTATTTACTTAG
- the pheT gene encoding phenylalanine--tRNA ligase subunit beta, whose translation MKISYNWLQQFLQINWEPTITGELLTDLGLEVEGIETKESIKGSLKGIVVGKVLTCIQHPNADRLKITTVDLGDGNPLQIVCGAPNVAAGQKVPVATIGTTLYDEKGEGFKIKKGKIRGEESHGMICAEDELGLGKGHDGILVLDENIKEGTTAAEVFKIETDYVFEIGLTPNRSDAMSHFGVARDLRAGLIQKGNKLELISPSVSDFHVDERTLRFDIEVEDKELIPRYCGIAITDITVKDSPKWMQNRLKAIGITPKNNIVDITNYVLHELGQPLHAFDAQKVKGNKIIVKTLEEGTKFTTLDAVERTLSADDIMICDGDSNPLCIGGVFGGLNSGVTENTTSIFLESAYFNPVSIRKTAKRHALNTDASFRFERGIDISSTEYALKRAALLIEKYAGGKLASDVSDFYPVKVEDFQVFFSYENAYRLIGQEIPKDTIKNILASLEIKINSETESGLGLTIPSYRTDVQREADIIEEILRVYGYNNIEFSHKLNTSISFDSNKVTKIENVVANQLSSLGFNETMANSLTKASYTDLSDNLNDEANVVMLNPLSTDLGVMRQSLLFSGLESVSYNLNRKNNSLKFYEFGKTYHKYNDKYQEDKHLTLFITGNRTKESWKTTTTTSDFFYVKGIITAVLNRLGINNLKTTPTKSDIFSEGITLSLGKIKLVDFGVVKRSLLKEFGIKQEVLFADFNWENVLKLSTKRNTKVIELSKFPSVKRDLALLIDSKTEFKQVYNLAFQSEKSLLKEVDLFDVYEGDKLPDGKKSYAVSFVLQDEKKTLEDKQIDKIMQKLQQTFEKNLEAVLR comes from the coding sequence ATGAAAATATCATACAATTGGTTACAACAATTTTTACAAATTAACTGGGAACCTACTATAACAGGAGAGTTATTAACCGATTTAGGTTTAGAAGTTGAAGGAATCGAAACTAAAGAATCTATAAAAGGAAGTTTAAAAGGTATTGTTGTAGGTAAAGTTTTAACTTGTATTCAGCATCCAAATGCAGACAGATTAAAAATAACTACTGTAGATTTAGGAGACGGTAATCCTTTACAAATTGTTTGTGGAGCTCCAAATGTTGCTGCTGGTCAAAAAGTACCTGTCGCTACAATTGGTACAACTTTATATGATGAAAAAGGCGAAGGTTTTAAAATTAAAAAAGGTAAAATTAGAGGAGAAGAAAGCCATGGAATGATTTGTGCCGAAGACGAATTGGGTCTAGGAAAAGGACATGACGGAATTCTAGTTTTAGATGAAAATATAAAAGAAGGAACAACTGCTGCAGAAGTTTTTAAAATAGAAACAGATTATGTTTTCGAAATTGGTTTAACGCCAAATAGATCTGATGCAATGAGCCATTTTGGTGTTGCTAGAGATTTAAGAGCTGGTTTAATTCAAAAAGGAAATAAATTAGAATTAATTTCTCCTTCTGTAAGTGATTTTCATGTAGATGAAAGAACGTTACGTTTTGATATAGAAGTTGAGGATAAAGAATTAATTCCTCGTTATTGCGGAATTGCGATTACAGATATTACTGTAAAAGATTCTCCAAAATGGATGCAAAATAGACTTAAAGCAATTGGTATTACGCCAAAAAATAATATTGTAGATATTACAAATTATGTGTTGCATGAGTTAGGGCAACCTTTACACGCTTTTGATGCTCAGAAAGTTAAAGGAAATAAAATTATTGTAAAAACCTTAGAAGAAGGAACTAAATTTACAACGTTAGATGCTGTAGAAAGAACACTTTCTGCTGATGATATTATGATTTGTGATGGAGATTCTAATCCTCTTTGCATTGGTGGTGTTTTCGGCGGATTAAATTCTGGTGTTACAGAAAATACAACATCAATATTTTTAGAAAGTGCTTATTTTAATCCGGTTTCGATTAGAAAAACTGCTAAAAGACACGCTTTAAATACTGATGCTTCTTTTCGTTTTGAACGCGGAATTGACATCAGCAGTACAGAATATGCTTTAAAAAGAGCAGCGTTATTAATTGAAAAATATGCAGGAGGAAAATTAGCTTCTGATGTTTCTGATTTTTATCCAGTAAAAGTTGAAGATTTTCAAGTGTTTTTCTCTTACGAAAATGCGTACAGATTAATTGGTCAAGAAATACCAAAAGATACTATAAAAAACATTTTAGCTTCTTTAGAAATTAAAATAAATAGTGAAACCGAAAGCGGCTTAGGATTAACAATTCCTTCTTATAGAACAGATGTTCAGCGAGAAGCAGATATTATTGAAGAAATTTTACGTGTGTATGGCTATAATAATATTGAGTTTTCTCATAAATTAAACACGTCAATTTCTTTCGATTCTAACAAAGTTACGAAGATTGAAAATGTGGTTGCAAATCAATTAAGTTCTTTAGGATTTAATGAAACAATGGCAAATTCTTTAACAAAAGCATCTTATACAGATTTATCAGACAATTTAAATGATGAAGCTAATGTTGTAATGTTAAATCCTTTGAGTACAGATTTAGGCGTAATGCGTCAATCATTATTATTTAGTGGTTTAGAGTCTGTTTCTTATAACTTAAACAGAAAAAACAATTCTTTAAAATTTTATGAATTCGGTAAAACGTATCATAAATATAACGATAAATATCAAGAAGATAAGCATTTAACTCTTTTTATAACTGGTAACAGAACAAAAGAATCTTGGAAAACAACTACTACAACTTCTGATTTCTTTTATGTAAAAGGAATTATTACAGCTGTTTTAAATAGATTAGGTATTAATAATTTAAAAACTACACCTACTAAAAGCGATATATTTTCAGAAGGAATCACTTTAAGTTTAGGGAAAATTAAATTAGTAGATTTTGGAGTTGTAAAACGTTCTCTTTTAAAAGAATTCGGAATTAAGCAAGAAGTTTTATTTGCTGATTTTAATTGGGAAAACGTTTTAAAATTATCAACAAAGAGAAATACTAAAGTTATAGAGTTATCTAAATTTCCATCAGTAAAAAGAGATTTAGCCTTATTGATTGATAGTAAAACTGAATTTAAACAAGTTTACAATTTAGCATTTCAATCAGAAAAAAGTTTATTAAAAGAAGTAGATTTATTTGATGTTTATGAAGGCGATAAATTGCCAGATGGTAAAAAATCGTATGCAGTTAGTTTTGTTTTACAAGATGAAAAAAAGACTTTAGAAGACAAGCAAATTGATAAAATAATGCAAAAATTACAGCAAACTTTCGAGAAGAACTTAGAAGCTGTTTTAAGATAA
- a CDS encoding quinone-dependent dihydroorotate dehydrogenase, with the protein MYKLIIRPIFFLFDPEKIHYFTFYLIKFLCKIPFVSNIFRSLYQINDKKLERTLFGLSFKNPVGLAAGFDKNAVLYNELANFGFGFIEIGTVTPKGQVGNPKKRLFRLKDDQGIINRMGFNNEGLQTAIQQLKKNKGKVIIGGNIGKNTQTLPENYTADYLECLKGLHPYVDYFVLNVSCPNVGSHAKLNDKDYLVELISACQKLNSELSKTSQSKLKPILLKIAPDLNNQQLDEIIELVAETKIDGVIASNTSTNRDNLKVSKERLAAIGNGGVSGQPIKDQSTKVIKYLADNSNKSFPIIGVGGIHSEKDALEKIEVGADLVQIYTGFIYEGPGLVKRINKAILTNG; encoded by the coding sequence ATGTACAAACTTATTATTAGACCCATTTTTTTTCTTTTTGATCCAGAGAAAATACATTATTTTACTTTTTATTTGATAAAATTTTTATGTAAGATTCCTTTTGTTTCTAATATTTTTAGAAGTTTATATCAAATAAATGATAAAAAATTAGAACGTACTTTATTTGGATTAAGTTTTAAGAACCCTGTTGGTTTAGCTGCTGGTTTTGACAAAAATGCAGTTTTATATAATGAGCTTGCAAACTTTGGTTTTGGTTTTATAGAAATAGGAACAGTAACACCTAAAGGACAAGTAGGAAATCCGAAGAAAAGATTATTTCGTTTAAAAGATGATCAAGGAATTATAAATAGAATGGGGTTTAATAACGAAGGTTTACAAACTGCAATTCAACAATTAAAAAAGAATAAAGGCAAGGTTATTATTGGTGGAAATATTGGTAAAAACACACAAACTTTACCAGAAAATTATACAGCAGATTATCTTGAATGCTTAAAAGGTTTGCATCCTTATGTAGATTATTTTGTGCTAAATGTAAGTTGCCCAAATGTGGGAAGTCATGCAAAATTAAATGATAAAGACTATTTAGTAGAGTTGATTTCCGCTTGTCAGAAATTAAATAGTGAACTTTCTAAAACTAGTCAATCAAAATTAAAACCAATTTTGCTTAAAATTGCTCCGGATTTAAATAATCAGCAATTAGATGAAATTATAGAATTGGTTGCAGAAACTAAAATAGACGGAGTAATAGCTTCAAATACATCAACAAATAGAGATAATTTAAAAGTTTCTAAAGAACGTTTAGCTGCAATTGGTAATGGAGGCGTAAGTGGACAACCAATTAAAGATCAGAGCACGAAAGTGATTAAATATTTGGCAGATAATTCTAATAAATCTTTTCCAATAATTGGAGTAGGAGGTATTCATTCTGAAAAAGATGCTTTAGAAAAAATTGAAGTAGGTGCAGATTTAGTTCAAATTTATACAGGTTTTATTTATGAAGGACCAGGTTTAGTAAAAAGAATTAACAAAGCAATTTTAACAAATGGTTAA